The segment TCTATATTTTATTGTAGCCCGAGAAGTTATCCATAAAACTAAGCATCTAGACCCTGATGTCGTGTTGACGAGCTGTTTGATCTTCAGCAGCGGGAAGCTATCCCTAGGACAGGCTTTATTGTGGCCAGTGGAATCTATATACATGCACCACTATCCTTTGGCCTTTTTCACGAGGATTACGTTTGCTAACTAGTTGGTGTAGGAGATTTCTTGGATGAAGCCGGCTGCAaggagcttgtctacctcctcgtAAGCGACATATTTCATCCTAGGAACACAATTCCTCTTCTTTTGCTGAACTAGTCTGAATGCTAGGTCTACACTTAACCTATGAACAATCACTTCAGAGATTATACCTGACATATCAAAGGCTGATTAGGTGAAGACATCGACTTTGGGTTGGAGGAAATCCATCAGTTGGGCTTTAGTAGCTTCATCGAGATTGGCCTCGATCTGCACATTCATGCTCGAGTTCGCTTCATTGAGAGAAACTTGGAGGAGATCCTCGGCTAGCTCCCCTCGCTTCTATGTTTGCTCGTCACGATATTAAAGCCTTGAATTTGGAGTGCTTCCATAGCTTCTTTCCTTAGAAAGAAGCCACATAGTACCGACGAGCCAATACCTAGCCGCACGGACTTCCCCTAGACCATGTCCAACTGGAAACCTCATGAGTAAGTGGTAGGTAAACCTAGGTTGGCTTGATGGGTTGTCCATCGAAAGTAGGTTCTGCACTATCATAGATAGGGTATGCACTTGCTAGATAAACAAATTAAACTACTCGACCGATATACTGACTACATGATGCGGAGTCACTAGAGCAAGCTGAGGATTTGGATCGTGAGAATTAGGAGACTCGGACTAGGTGTCCTACATCACTTGGCTACTACTGTTGGTCTGGTTGTTCTATATAGATTTTATCGTTTTTGGTCACACTCATTGTTGCCCCCTGACAATGCTAATCTATTGCCCTTAAAACCTGATTTGGTGATCGAAAGGCACTTGACTAGTCCATTCTCTAAGAAGGCAGTAGTCTGTTGCCTAGCACACGAGAAGAGGGAAAAGTTTGAAGGTTGCCGGATCTACTCCGTTAGAGGGCCTTTCGATGCCTAAATTAAAAAGAGCTATGGGGAATAGCAGGAGATGATAGCAACGAAGCAGAAAAAACTAGAGTAAAGAGTAGAGGTATTCTCCTTTGCATATCTAGTACTTTGAACCTACTTTTATAGATGAAAAGTCCTTGTTCTATTGAATTCAGAATCTAGAATCTATGACTGAGTGGGAAGCTATCCATGCTATTTTTATCCGGATCAACCACCGACAAATTTGAGTGCAAGTGAAATTGAACCTCTCCTGTGCCACATGTCATCTCCTGATCAGCTAATTCATTTCAGGCCACATCACAAACAAATGAAAAAGAACACATTAAAAGGCTGCCTACATGCTATGAAAGTGGGCTGCTGCTACCAAGCAAACGCTCTACTTAATATTCGCTGTATAGAAAGCAAACACATGGACCTAAACCCTGGACTACAATCACCGTGGTTGCGCAATCCCCAAGGTCCCCCAAACATATaggtgtttttatttttttatttttttgcggCCTCATACGCACACATTTCATATTAGACGGTAGTTATATACAAAAAGGACACGACCGTTCAATTTTCAGAAGACTAAATAAAAACAAAagtaagaggaaaaaaaagcatGTACATTGCACCACAAACATCAGCCATTATATCGTACCTTTGGATATCATTAAATAGTCCCCAGCACAAAGGAGGACCATCCACCGAGACGCACCAGAAAAAGTAGAAATTAATAATAAGAAAGCAACTCATCATAACAAGCAATTCAACTGTGCTGATCGCTCTGGTATAAGCAAGAAAAATGAGTTATCCCAACCAAGtgtaaaaaaaaccaaaaagacAATCCAATCTCTCAGTGCAACCCACCCGTGTTAACAAAACATTTCCTGTATATATACACGTGACCCTTGTCCCCATCAATCCAAGCTCATTAACTACACTTATAAACGCTATACCCACCCTTGAGTACCTCACCCGTGATTCCATTTAGCATACATGTGACAACCAAAAGAGATCGACAAAGAGAGAGATTAAGGGGACCGTGGAGGGTAAGAGGAGTGGAGGCAGGTGGCGGAGGAGACAGCGAGGGGGAAGCGGAATGAGTTGGCGTACTGGAAGGACACGGAGGAGCCAGCGGGGAGGGCGCGGCCGTCGTTGAGAAGGCAGTCATTGTAGCGGAGGCGGCGGAACACGCGGGGGTTGATGAGGCGGGCCGAGCTGAACCACCCGCAGCTGAGGTGGATGCGTCCGATGCTGCAACTCTTCCCCGAGCACACGTTCAGCACCTCCACCGTGTACGTCGGGATCCCGTTCGGCAGCGGCGCCGTCGCCCCCTGGTGCACCATGATATCGTCCCTGCTGCACTCCTCCCCCACCCGCTCCGTCTGCGATGGATCCCCCCCTGCGACCAAGCACAAGACAAGGCACATATATATTATAACTCGTATTCTTGTTTCTGATAATTAATTCATCCTCCTCTCCGCATTTTATATTATCCATCCTTTAACTACCATAACCTGTCTCCCTCGGTTGgagctttctttcttgctttctCTTATTATAGAGATCTAAACGAACCCCGGGTATGCTGCTGGTTCTCCAGCTTATTAAGCTGGACCACGTTTTAAGCTTGCGACCGCAAGGGTCCAAAAAACTATAAACAATTGCCTACTTTTACGCAGATGAAACGACAATCCAAGACAAAAAGTTAAAATAACGCAGCTTCTGTGCTTTTCCAATAAAAAGTTTCCGCAATTGTAATACGTACatattagctttttttttttttagtttaaatAAATGAGAAACTAGAAACAGCTCAGATACAACCCGCAGACACAGAACAGTGAGAGAGAATATTCTTTAGAAAAGAAATAATGGCTTATCTATGTGGGACTAATAGTAACGGGACGACCGGAAGTAAATTGAAAACATTTCAGTgaataaatttagaaaatacaGCTCGGAAAAGGTAGCTGGAGGCTGTACACAGTGGAAGATTTTATCTAGACTTTAACATCCTTTGCTACAAGACCAAAAGGAAACGGTTCTCCTCTAACCGGATGGTGACCATATACACTCCGACCACCACCAGAAAGGGACGTGATCACGAAAGAAGACAGACGACAGGAAGGTCAGAGAGCAGAAGCATCGGAACGTAGAGATTCCACGACACCACCCATATAAAACCCAGACCAATAACTACTACTCGCACACAATCCCTAAAACCTCCGCCCACACCCACTCACTGAAACCTGGAACCAGGTGAGGTAGGGCCCCCGTGTCAGTGGGCAGTTGGGTGGAAAAAGGGTGAGTGTATAATTTGAATACGGAAGGAGCCTCCATGATCTTCTTCTCCTAGTCGTCACAGGAGGTCGTTCCGCGCCAGGCGACGTCGTGCCGTGGGGCGATCGTACCCCCGATCACCACGCGGGCCCCACACGTGCGGGACCACTACGAGAACATGCAGAGAGCTGCACCGGGACCTAGTCAAGACCGTGGAATAGGAATTTGGATGAAGTTCGTtaccttctggttcaagaagcAGCAGCTTGCGATTGCGAAACGAAACCGAAACGGAACGGAATATTTGGAATCTCCCATTTATCGGACCGTCGAATCGCTGTCCATAACCTGAGAAATCaatttaaagaaaagaaattttttgTCAATTATTCCCTTTTATTATGATTTAGTGCTGCAATAAAGACAAAAAGGAAGAGGATAATaatgtattaaaatatttaaaaattgggTGGGGTTTAGGTGTCCAGAAAAGAGAAACAGGAGAATATGCGAAAGATTAATAACAACTAATAAAAAACGAGAGAACTAGGATGTGGCGTCtcccaaaaaaattattttttctttaaaaaaagaaaaaaaggtctGGTTCGATGTACGACTACAAACCAGAGTAAAAGTTGAGGAGAACGAAAACCGCCAGCGACGCCACCGCCGTAATCGCAACTACCCGCCGCCTCGAGAGAGCTGTTGTCATCGTTGATTCTCCGGCGGCCTGAACCCTAACTCTAGCTTGGTGCGCGAAACCCTAGACTCCGTTCGAGCTCCCGAGCTCCGACGCCATGGCCCTtcgagggaggaagaagaagaaaatgagaagGCGGCTGCACCAAAGACCACTATAGATCAGTACTTCTCTAAGAGCCATTAAAGCAAAGGATGGAggggttttttgttttttttttttgtttggtacaAGTGGGGTTTTGACTCCGAAGCATCGAGGGGAGAGCCAGATCGATGGACAGGCAGTGGACATCGACCGCATCTGATCGAAGCCAGAACCCTAATCTCTGAAAAGGAAACCGAGCTTTGCTTCGATCGAGGAGAACCCCCAGCCCGTCGCCGAAGTCTTCCTAATCTCGGCTACCGCCTCGGCAAGCGCGCCGCCACCTCCTCCGTACAACTCCCCCGCCCGGTCTTGTCCCCAAGACCGCGAGCAGTCTCGTGAAACGCGAGATCTCCATGGCTAGAGAacggtggggaagaggaggagggatcCAGAGAGAGCTCGATGGAGCACCAAAACGGCAATGAACGGGTATCAAACTGATCTCCGAGATCCCCAGAGATCGATTCCGAGCTCGAAAAaccaagaagaagaggaggaaagaagGGTTTTGGGAGGTTGGAGATCGAACCTGGGGTAGGAAAGGGCCGAATAATCGCCGTCGCGACGCGTGCCAGAGATCGGAAAGACtaggcgctctctctctctctctctctctctctctcgatctcgTATCGGTTTCCGATTCGGGGGTAGACAATGCTTTGGGCTGGGTGGAAGGAGACCTACCCCACGAAACATATTTTTATATGCGGCGGGTTGAGTTTAAACTGGCAAAACCGGTACGGTTTTGTTTACATGGCTCGGGTTTTAATTCGGAAGGGACTAGGAATTGGGGTTGAGTGTTTATCATATTACGGAAATACCCTTTCATGGGTCTTTACGGAGAAGGGCTAGGTTTGGATTTATTTACAAAAGTACCCCTATTGTTTCGGTGGTCGGCGGGTCTCGGGGttgaggcgattggagttgaaGCGCGTTTTACCGAGGGGCCAACTCTAGCACCGAAATTGGAGATATTTACGATAAGCGCCATCGCGGACGGAGTGAGTGGCCGAGTGGGCTCTCTCCGTACGGGAGGTTATGATGCCTCTCTGTGACACGTGCGGCGCGAAGGGGGCGGGTATGTCATAGCCGCCATCGGAACATGGGGTGCACGTGAGACGATGATGGCTATTTtcctttcaatttttcagaaaatagtttattttaagATTTTTCTAAAAGTTCTTAAAGTTTGGTTCCCTCAATGAACCAATGAATATCTTGAGCAATGTACCAATCACAGGtcaaattttcaataaaaatttgatttttttatataatctatatttttaatataattatttatcaTTGCTTTTTTAACGTGACAACTTTATAGTTCCAATTCATGCTTTAggacaatatttttttaaaatcattcATGTAGAGAcaaaagaataaagaaataaatataattcaCAGCTAGGCTGATGATTGAGTTAAagagattttaaaaattataaaaataaatataaaaaataattgattagtaaaataatatttttaactttaatttttaaaaatatacctTGGCTAATGAGGACAGCATCTTTATAAATGCTTTAGGAGCATTTGCCAACATTTATAAATTCAATAATTtgtttataaaaattaaaaaatatccaGCACGGTTGCAGCCTCCTTGGTAAATCTCATGGTGGAAGACCATCAATTTGAACATGACATATGTCTGATTTCGACAAAAACATTTTATAGCTTGGCAATGATGtagctttatattcataatgaAATAGTTCAACTTGTTATAGGGACTAGCTAATCCATTTTGGTATTGATTTGGATAAGTTATAATTGttgagaacccgcccatgccgcagaaaaatttcaaaaatttcagatgcagcggaagaggcatgcgcgggatcaaccgttcatcgcatgaacgttgtttaaaaccgttcgtagatagataaggattaaaaacttttaaataacattagaagatcagatctttaccttttgcgggtagatgatcaccgcaaactgatgatcgtggttttggatgaaggttcgcttgaagccgttcaagtgtccggcctctacgggtatccatatgaagcaggaaccgatccaaacgttccaatctccccggggtgctagctcccttgcagagatatatttttgatggctgatcacctccctttcaatcaactcttgattgtgttagaatacccgcccatgccgcagaaaaatttcaaaaatttcagatgcagcggaagaggcatgcacgggatcaaccgttcatcgcatgaacgttgtttaaaaccgttcatagatagataaggattaaaaacctttttaaaaatattagaagatcagatcttcaccttgtgcgggtagatgatcaccgcaaactgatgatcgtggtttttggatgaaggcttGCTttaagccgttcaagtgcccggcctctacgggtatccacacgaagcaggaaccgatccaagctttctatctccccggggtgctagctcccttgcagagataactttgatggctgatgtcctcccttttaatcaatccttgattgtgcttgggaggaggaagaagaaggatgaagagaggaagaagatcaaagcccctgcagccttctttcttttccctgcgttggaaggaagaagggaggatgaagaggccacctttctttttcttcctttgcttgcggctgaaccaaggaaaggggaggagagggggccacgaattggagagggagagggcttcaatgaatgccctaggtcagccccacgcctcctcttaaatagcatgtggagctcctactttgtcggagctccttgattaaattccaagaggggcgccggcccctcttctttgccgcaccaagcaaggaaaaggaggaggggcgtgtgcccctccttcatggttaacctaatcctcctctaaggaggattaggaaggtcactcttggttaggtcctaatctaattaggtttggaccaagggtgaaccaatttgggttttaatctaggtaagtcctaatccaattagaacttgatgagtaatgactcaattgaacccttcaatcctaatctaattaggagtcatcttgattcattagattaataattaattgggacttaagaagtcctaatcccattaggatttatttaattctagtcctaatctaattaggactctaatttgaattcgaagtcctaatccgattaagactctagaaatcctactccaagtaggaatccaaatttaattcaaaactcctaatttcATTAGGAttatagaaatcctactccatgtaggaatcctagtcctactccaaataggattcccaatccaagtaggaatcccagtccaagtaggaattctagtcctaatccaattaggactccaagaatccaactccaagtaggactcttgtttcaagtccaattaattaatttcttttgttccttcttctacttattatcaatcgaagtgattacttgtgattcctaatcacgattcaaccatcggatcggtcaatgcttctagtatgtgtgaccccataggttctactctgactggtagtgagatatattgtgatctcaatcacaatatcattgaaaactcctttcaatgggtcggaatgattccaactctactcattagggtttatcgatcatcaagataatccctatgagtcccaccatccaccagtgacacctagcagcatgtagtggctacccagcagaatagaatgatgaacctctaggtgcagttatcatgtgatacagtccttctatcgtagatccctacaagacggaggtcatggataactcgtcaaaccccttcgtctgtcatatgtcaagatttattcgacttaagttcgagagcggagaactctttctccactgtgcaatctgccccggccgaggtcttacgaactcagtcttataaatcacataggatctctccttatctatcaaggttgatagattccttgtagatgcataccctactcctacagtgaacctactgcagcccatctacactgcatggacccatatggctagagaccatgtatttgtgcagtcaaactacaataacctcactgtgagtagccgaagcatcgcaggtcaaaggaccagtcacactactgcaacatcaagcaagtcactgacaagtggatagacatccaagtgacttcttgtattggtcacgctcagtacctttgttctctaacaagcacttgcacaattgctccagtgtccctacactgtggactcaagactcgtccatcaaagaaagcaatatgtgcactaatctcagcggatcaatcatcgtcctcgtgatgatccatcgatcaggagcaattcaggaattaatcaccaatgacatatgcctcaaattctcaactcttgagaatatgcgtcatcatcttattaattccttggacaattcatggacacataagaacatgaatgaaaaagatgccttttatttattcaataataaatagtcaagtacaaaattatgtcctcgaataaaataatgcatctaccaaattggcttctagggcatacttctaacaatctcccacttgcactaaagccaattagccataaatctaagccccatctttcAAGATGGgttttagttttctgctgagttatctgcttagtgaatgggtccaccatattttctgtggagtctactttttgatcctctacttatttcttttcgaggtagtcgcttattaggttaaacctccgctctatgtgcttcggtttctggtgagacctttggctccttagctagtactatggtgcctttgttattgcagaagagtgctatggcatctgatggcattacacctaattctgcaatgaaccttttaaaccaaaaggtttGCACTgtacccttagagacggcttaacattcagcttctaaggtagaatctacaatgattggttgtttggaactcttccaatttactaaaccattattgcacatattctgatgtagactttctatcatcaatatgtgtgcatccttctaccttcaactctgatattcttccaaagaccaagaataaatctttagttcttcttaagtacttaagaatattattCACagttatccagtgcttcttgcttggatttgactgatatatgctcgtgacactaacagcatatactatatcatttcacgtacatagcatggtatacatgaggctccctatagccgaagcataagggatcttgctcatccgctgaatctcttcagatgtgttaaggcacatcttcttggagagatttatcccatgcctaaggggtaataatccccttttagaggtttccatgccgaacctcttcagcactccctctatatacatattctgtgaaaggacaagcatccttttagatctatctttatagacctttattttcaaaatataggatgcttccccaaggtctttcatggagaactcttttaacaaccaaatcttgaccgagttagcatgggaatatcatcccctatcaggaggatgtcatccatgtatagtacgagaaatacgacagcactcccactaacctttttgtaaacatacggttcctctttgtttttaatgaaatcaaacgttttgattgcgtcatcgaaacgagtgttccatctccaagatgcttgctttagtccatagatggacctttgcagcttgcagaccttgtgatctccatcactgaaagtgaaacccaaaggctgttccatatagatatcttcattaagatatccattcaggaatgcagttttcacatccatctgccagatttcataatcatgaaatgttgcaatggcaagcaatgttcggatggattttaacatggctacaggtgaaaaagtctcctgatagtcaatgccttcgcgttgactataccctttcgccactagccttgctttataggtctctacctttccatccgaacctatctttcttttgtagatccatttgcatccaataggtacaataccttctggtggatctactagggtccagacttggttggaatgcatggagtctaactccaactatttctcggaatcgatatcagatatcgcctcgtcataggttttgggatcctgtatgtgatccctatctcccactaggaacatttcctcggtatcctcttctagtatacctaagtatctatcgggagaatgggagaccctactagatctgcgaggtgattgagggacattgtgtactggcttaatataaataggttctataggcacaatggtttGTTGctatttagagactttctcttcaagctcaattttcctcccactatctctgtcaaggataaactatttccatgaagatagcatctaggctcacaaacactttgtgatcctttgggacgaaaagtcgtatcctaatgactctttaggatatcctataaaacgagcattaattgtcctatcctctagcttgtctgcctgtagtcgcttgacgtggaccggacatccccaaatcttgagatgaccaagacttggtttcttaccatgtcatatctcatatggtgtggtaggaacggactttagaggaaactctattcaataagtaaatagctgaaaatagggcatctatctaaagaaacaagggtaaattagtgaagctcatcatggaccggaccatatccaatagagtccgatttctcctctctgacactccattgagctgaggtgtaccaggaggagtccattatgaaactataccattcttcttgagataatcacgaaactctctattaaggtgttcacctcctcgatctgatcgaagaaccttaatgagtttttctgtttatttttctacttcatatcttaactctttgaaactttcaaaagtttcagatttgtgtgtcatacacatatccataccgtgagtaatcatcggtaaatgaagtaaaaattacaacccctagcttgcacatcaaatgggccacacatatcagtgtgtaccagggtaagtatttcagtggaccaccctgtgtcctacaaaggataatttggccatctttccttgaaggcagaattaacaaatcgaatatgactcgaaagtcaatgagcccaaaagttcatgtttctccaatttgtttattccgtcttctcctatatggccaagcttgaggtgccataaatactttagatttatctcatttctagatctattagatcctatggtattcactgtttgctcagatacattcacagatacatccatatgtatgtgatagagactgtcaatcataaaaccacgttgaatctatttatttctcaaataaatggaacagtagtcttataaaaatctttctgtgctaaacaagatatagaaatcaaatttctgctagcaataggtaacagtccctaagtatcctgagcatatctgacatacct is part of the Phoenix dactylifera cultivar Barhee BC4 unplaced genomic scaffold, palm_55x_up_171113_PBpolish2nd_filt_p 000245F, whole genome shotgun sequence genome and harbors:
- the LOC103698696 gene encoding TPD1 protein homolog 1-like → MCLVLCLVAGGDPSQTERVGEECSRDDIMVHQGATAPLPNGIPTYTVEVLNVCSGKSCSIGRIHLSCGWFSSARLINPRVFRRLRYNDCLLNDGRALPAGSSVSFQYANSFRFPLAVSSATCLHSSYPPRSP